The following are encoded together in the Periplaneta americana isolate PAMFEO1 chromosome 5, P.americana_PAMFEO1_priV1, whole genome shotgun sequence genome:
- the LOC138700177 gene encoding serine-rich adhesin for platelets-like isoform X1, whose protein sequence is MYSSIENEDDGVNLQRSSILKPSKHKKNREPLQDLDFRLNSDADGFYNNHSYTRRVSFHRAVQTKEFCREEAVTANCRTYLETFKNSDSSSHQTDSSSSLSAFSFTFSLKSAATANFGDLEEQRQCEDSVFLYNCKEEENNYGLDTCDQSNDMEFTESIDAYNYNAHHRGNELSSNIDITESSTYHINLIEKNCVSSNMFPEFQSHIEPKNKAIENNRSVASNASLNILNSKFTLEEPVEIKNKETTYLLSKDMPFNKVSNFKLQNSVQNKSVDVNSNQRRKIMAHSLINKNISHSDIALNNQNINESSELNESLQLTNPIKRPTFFNSGEGEMFRAFIPQKYECDMISSFGKNVACALSSVDCSSNNIHNLEFTKEMEPKDGKRNKSIAKANDHMEFSESDKNRFLSCSDYFGEEVIPESTEVPKYSCTVGRVGNVNSISSGSSKNPELRFDISDKCISHAVETTMDLTNTLTIAPIFRPSNATTHINDSPIPLKQGETDCFVMVNPMTLDVSSEEERKILVPTFTKKCDSMKVSSKMKERQILIPSSNESDDMELSGTLTATQSLMPTFSNKSDCIKLKSTLNEKQTLFPTFSNSSDNMKLSRTINERKDFIPSFFKESDNMELTSTLKGTPTSVHTSSTECENMKLTNTLKDTQSLVPTFLNESEGMELTSTLKERQILIPTVSKKSDIELMSSLEGTQTSMHTFSKECDSIELARTLNEKQMFMNTSKKNNNIDLMDTTVEQQTLLPAFSKSSDNMNLPSTIDEKRDFISAFYGESDNMELTSTLKNIRTSVSTCSKEGDSVKLSTEKEKQSLIFFSAEYENTEVTNTLKDAQSLMPTFLNESEGMELTSTLRERQILIPTFSKKSNTELMSSLEGTQTSMHTFSKECDSNELARTLNEKQMFMNTSEKNNNIELTGTTMERQTRLPTFSKSSDNINLLSTIDERKDFISAFYEESDNMELTSTLKNIQTSMPTCSKEGDNVKLSTEREKQSLISFSTECENTELTDTLKNAQSLMPTFLNESEGMELTSALKERQILFPTFSKKSSIELMSSLEGTQTSMDTFSKECDSSELARTLNEKQMFMNNSIELTGTTVKQQTWLPTFSKSSDNMNLLSTIDERKDFIPAVCGENDNIELIRTLKDTPNLVPIFSKDRDNMELGTVNETHSLISSTECENTKLTSTFKDTNSLISAFSNQSDSIKSTSTFKEGRFFMLASNESGSMELSSTLKGRQTLMPIFSKSDENEEISTFRNRESLINYSSNIDNMELTLKEKHRSETTCSAIQGNLGESYQKESNSNVLSNTINRCEVPLSESALTHGGVLKNIRPMNCNELLSRSGNDTTTELTSVLLNFSPITEKSTSDIRSSMKITSQVNQQTSFHSVNMSSELRLPIKTIPMSEDVIEMSTSCKNNSNMKQNGNSEDITNSLPEVSNMELITRKKVDGVTYATNKLVDLDLATSMNKVIKEVSNETDMNSTRSLNVSLESCEDTQQIPTNDSSVLRLNDKKILMTSHKEMIKNVQICRQESDNMKEDQIVNRILMKSGIPYGSVTPHNIPMKVVLNAKNGCITESNMQENSLLNVRSLHNIEQNASYDCTNLNESHEIPLEEKNPEMLCEDNSIINLDPKEKLDNLQLKNSTSLLDEMNLSDIEDLSVSDLSCKQYKLLGEMSSSDTEDFSSVSDSPCKQLMESIKNANKSIKEIMSISNAQHTFSNHSAHCLANNDNEGSILASEVHVISEKCKVKSITDADTSFKNEHLIIDNKNEVVTREATRNFSQENMEKVTMLQESDTITNGSFMKPSIEEQIREQELRSGCVWRICDFSAEMWIFEYLDRSLKLFVKLVPCHIKPVTDIYLLSNVSENTDPILKLMHYILQSTFNEQTLKSICKSVEDIMKVLEALSNEVNKLNEFARDLFYLDMMEMAKIESNCLSYIVADMDSHVMFHVCVNLSKWEDVSPADVSVETLIGNVREQEIKQLVTGAARGPKCLKHYVNIIKEYVAVLAKI, encoded by the exons GGAATTCTGCAGGGAAGAAGCTGTGACGGCTAATTGCCGTACTTACTTGGAAACATTCAAAAACTCTGATTCATCTTCTCACCAGACTGATAGTAGCAG CTCTCTGTCAGCATTCAGTTTCACATTTTCTTTGAAATCAGCAGCAACAGCAAACTTCGGGGATTTGGAAGAGCAGCGACAGTGTGAAGATagtgtatttttatataattgtaaagaggaagaaaataattatggTCTAGACACTTGTGATCAGTCAAACGACATGGAATTCACTGAATCTATTGACGCTTATAACTATAATGCTCATCACAGAGGAAACGAGTTATCTAGTAACATAGATATAACAGAATCTTCGACTTACCacattaatttaattgaaaaaaactGTGTTTCGTCTAATATGTTTCCTGAATTTCAATCACACATTGAACCCAAAAACAAAGCAATTGAGAACAATAGAAGTGTTGCCAGTAATGCTTctcttaatattttaaattcaaagttTACGCTGGAAGAACCtgtagaaataaaaaacaaagaaacaacttATCTCTTGAGCAAGGACATGCCATTTAATAAAGTATCAAATTTCAAATTGCAAAACAGTGTGCAAAATAAATCAGTTGATGTTAACAGTAAtcagagaagaaaaataatggcaCATAGtctaataaataagaatattagCCATTCTGATATTGCTttgaataatcaaaatataaatgaaagttCTGAACTCAATGAGAGTCTGCAGTTAACTAATCCTATAAAAAGACCGACATTTTTTAATAGTGGAGAAGGGGAAATGTTCAGAGCATTTATACCACAGAAGTATGAGTGTGATATGATTTCATCCTTCGGAAAAAATGTTGCTTGTGCTCTTTCCTCTGTTGACTGCAGTTCTAATAATATCCACAATTTAGAATTTACTAAAGAAATGGAACCAAAGGATGGCAAAAGAAACAAATCAATTGCAAAAGCAAATGATCATATGGAGTTTTCTGAGAGTGATAAAAACCGTTTTCTTTCTTGCTCAGATTACTTTGGAGAAGAAGTAATTCCTGAAAGTACAGAAGTGCCCAAGTACAGTTGTACTGTTGGTAGAGTTGGTAATGTGAATTCTATTAGCAGTGGTAGTTCAAAAAATCCAGAGTTACGTTTTGATATCAGTGATAAGTGCATTAGTCATGCAGTTGAAACTACCATGGACTTAACTAATACTTTAACAATTGCCCCAATATTTAGACCATCAAATGCAACTACACATATCAATGATTCACCAATACCATTAAAACAAGGGGAAACTGACTGTTTTGTAATGGTAAATCCAATGACATTAGATGTTTCAtctgaagaagaaaggaaaatccTGGTGCCTACCTTCACAAAAAAGTGTGACAGCATGAAAGTATCAAGCAAAATGAAAGAAAGACAAATTTTGATACCCTCATCAAATGAGAGTGATGACATGGAGTTATCAGGTACATTGACAGCAACACAAAGTTTGATGCCCACCTTTTCAAATAAGAGTGACtgcataaaattaaaaagtacattaaatgaaaaacaaactCTGTTTCCCACTTTCTCAAATTCTAGTGACAACATGAAATTGTCAAGgacaataaatgaaagaaaagattttattccttcattctttAAAGAAAGTGACAACATGGAATTGACAAGCACATTGAAAGGTACACCAACTTCAGTACACACATCCTCAACAGAGtgtgaaaatatgaaattaacaaACACATTGAAAGATACACAAAGTTTGGTGCCCACGTTCTTAAATGAGAGTGAGGGCATGGAATTAACAAGCACATTGAAAGAAAGACAAATTTTGATTCCCACTGTTTCAAAGAAGAGCGATATTGAATTAATGAGCTCGTTGGAAGGGACACAAACTTCTATGCATACTTTTTCGAAAGAATGTGACAGCATTGAATTAGCAAGAACATTGAATGAAAAACAAATGTTTATGAACACATCAAAAAAGAATAACAACATAGATTTAATGGACACAACAGTGGAACAACAAACTCTCCTTCCTGCTTTCTCAAAATCGAGTGACAATATGAACTTACCAAGTACAATAGATGAGAAAAGAGATTTTATTTCTGCTTTTTATGGAGAAAGTGACAACATGGAATTGACAAGCACATTGAAAAATATACGGACTTCAGTATCCACCTGCTCAAAAGAAGGTGACAGCGtgaaattaagcacagaaaaagaaaagcaaagtTTGATATTCTTTTCAGCAGAGTATGAAAATACGGAAGTAACAAATACATTGAAAGATGCACAAAGTTTGATGCCCACGTTCTTAAATGAGAGCGAGGGCATGGAATTAACAAGCACATTGAGAGAAAGACAAATTTTGATTCCCACTTTCTCCAAGAAGAGCAATACTGAATTAATGAGCTCGTTGGAAGGGACACAAACTTCTATGCATACTTTTTCGAAAGAATGTGACAGCAATGAATTAGCAAGAACATTGAATGAAAAACAAATGTTTATGAACACATCAGAAAAGAATAACAACATAGAATTAACAGGCACAACAATGGAACGACAAACTCGGCTTCCCACTTTCTCAAAATCGAGTGACAACATTAACTTACTAAGTACAATAGATGAGAGAAAAGATTTTATTTCTGCTTTCTATGAAGAAAGTGACAACATGGAATTGACAAGCACATTGAAAAATATACAGACTTCAATGCCCACCTGCTCAAAAGAAGGTGACAACGTgaaattaagcacagaaagaGAAAAGCAAAGTTTGATATCCTTTTCAACAGAGTGTGAAAATACGGAATTAACAGATACATTGAAAAATGCACAAAGTTTGATGCCCACATTCTTAAATGAGAGTGAGGGCATGGAATTAACAAGCGCATTGAAAGAAAGACAAATTTTGTTTCCCACTTTCTCAAAGAAAAGCAGTATTGAATTAATGAGCTCGTTGGAAGGTACACAAACTTCTATGGATACTTTTTCGAAAGAATGTGACAGCAGTGAATTAGCAAGAACATTGAATGAAAAACAAATGTTTATGAATAACAGCATAGAATTAACGGGCACAACAGTGAAACAACAAACTTGGCTTCCCACTTTCTCAAAATCGAGTGACAACATGAACTTACTAAGTACAATAGATGAGAGGAAAGATTTTATTCCTGCAGTCTGTGGAGAAAATGACAACATAGAATTGATAAGAACATTGAAAGATACACCAAATTTAGtacccattttctcaaaagacaGAGACAATATGGAATTAGGCACAGTAAATGAAACACACAGTTTGATATCGTCAACAGAATGTGAAAATACGAAATTAACAAGCACATTCAAAGATACAAACAGTTTGATTTCTGCCTTCTCGAACCAGAGTGACAGTATAAAGTCAACGAGCACATTCAAAGAGGGACGATTTTTTATGCTTGCCTCAAATGAAAGTGGCAGCATGGAATTATCAAGCACATTGAAAGGTAGACAAACTTTAATGCCCATCTTCTCAAAATCGGATGAAAACGAGGAAATAAGTACATTTAGAAACAGAGAAAGTTTAATAAACTACTCCTCAAATATTGACAATATGGAATTAACATTAAAAGAGAAACATCGCTCGGAAACAACATGTTCAGCAATACAGGGAAACCTTGGTGAGTCCTATCAAAAGGAAAGTAATAGTAATGTTCTTTCAAATACTATAAACAGATGTGAAGTTCCATTAAGTGAATCTGCTTTAACTCATGGTGGGGTGTTAAAGAACATAAGACCAATGAACTGCAATGAACTGTTAAGTCGTTCTGGAAATGACACAACCACAGAATTAACAAGTGTGTTGTTgaatttcagtcctataacagaaAAAAGTACGTCCGACATTCGTAGTTCCATGAAAATAACAAGTCAAGTAAATCAGCAAACAAGTtttcattcagtaaatatgtcaAGTGAATTACGTCTTCCTATAAAAACCATACCCATGAGTGAAGATGTAATTGAAATGTCTACATCAtgtaaaaataacagtaatatgaaacaaaatggTAATTCAGAAGATATCACTAATTCACTTCCAGAGGTGTCTAATATGGAATTGATAACCAGAAAAAAAGTGGATGGTGTGACATATGCGACAAATAAGTTGGTTGATTTAGATCTTGCCACTTCTATGAATAAGGTTATAAAAGAAGTTTCCAATGAAACTGACATGAACTCTACACGTAGTCTGAATGTAAGTCTTGAATCATGCGAGGACACTCAACAAATACCAACTAATGATTCAAGTGTTCTTAGATTGAACGATAAGAAAATATTAATGACCTCAcataaagaaatgattaaaaatgttcaaatatgtAGGCAAGAATCTGACAATATGAAGGAAGACCAAATTGTAAATAGAATATTAATGAAATCAGGTATTCCTTATGGTTCTGTAACTCCACATAATATTCCCATGAAAGTGGTGTTGAACGCTAAAAATGGTTGCATAACTGAAAGCAATATGCAAGAAAATTCATTGTTGAATGTTAGATCATtacataatattgaacaaaatgctTCATATGACTGCACTAATTTGAATGAATCACATGAAATTCCATTGGAAGAGAAGAATCCTGAAATGTTATGTGAAGATAATAGCATCATAAATCTTGATCCGAAAGAAAAACTTGACAATTTACAACTGAAGAATTCAACATCACTGTTAGATGAAATGAACTTGAGTGATATTGAAGACTTGTCAGTTTCTGATTTATCatgtaaacaatataaactaTTAGGTGAAATGAGCTCGAGCGATACTGAAGACTTCTCATCAGTTTCTGATTCACCATGTAAACAACTTATGGAAagtataaaaaatgcaaataaaagcATAAAAGAGATAATGTCCATATCAAATGCGCAACACACGTTCAGTAACCATTCTGCTCATTGTTTGGCGAATAACGATAATGAAGGCAGCATATTGGCGTCGGAAGTACACGTtattagtgaaaagtgcaaagtGAAGTCAATTACAGATGCTGACACAAGTTTTAAAAATGAACatttaataattgataataaaaatGAAGTTGTAACAAGAGAAGCTACCAGGAATTTTTCACAGGAAAATATGGAAAAAGTAACTATGCTGCAAGAAAGTGATACTATCACAAATGGCAGTTTCATGAAACCTTCTATAGAAGAACAAATTAGGGAGCAGGAATTAAG gtCTGGATGTGTTTGGAGAATTTGTGACTTCAGTGCAGAAATGTGGATTTTTGAGTACCTTGACAGATCactgaaattatttgtaaaacttGTTCCATGTCACATTAAACCTGTTACCGACATATACCTTCTTTCCAATGTATCAG AAAATACAGATCCTATTCTGAAATTGATGCACTACATTCTTCAAAGCACATTTAATGAGCAGACTTTGAAATCAATTTGCAAGTCTGTAGAAGATATTATGAAAGTTCTGGAAGCATTGTCAAATGAAGTAAACAAACTGAATGAATTTGCAAGGGATTTATTTTACTTAGATATGATGGAGATGGCAAAAATTGAGAGTAACTG